A single region of the Anguilla anguilla isolate fAngAng1 chromosome 17, fAngAng1.pri, whole genome shotgun sequence genome encodes:
- the LOC118216360 gene encoding aquaporin-5 produces the protein MLQRAKQGNGRVAKELLVMRVLSRLALVLKDARTLSFLRDVLCEFVGTALFLFAGLASVVLWQGGPVSEGAPGPDPSPAAAGGGGGPSPAFLSACLPDPLRVGLAFGTALALVSLCLGPATSGGVHLNPAVTLATVVGLRATPWRAILYVGAQLLGALCACTLLRGLKPTPLPGPMGLNELGPGVCPYQALSVEAAVTFLLVLCVAVAARPKSPLGRLGPAAVGLSVVLGHLVAMGLTGCGMNPARSFGPAVMAQDFHNHWVYWAGPCAGAVLAVAVHDLLLHPRWGCPGDWLAELREVFLTGQRQPARGAERAGE, from the exons ATGCTGCAGCGCGCTAAACAGGGAAATGGAAGAGTGGCGAAAG AGCTGCTGGTCATGCGGGTGCTGTCCAGGCTGGCGCTGGTGCTGAAGGACGCGCGCACCCTGTCCTTCCTGCGCGACGTCCTGTGCGAGTTCGTGGGCACCGCCCTCTTCCTCTTCGCGGGCCTGGCCTCGGTGGTGCTGTGGCAGGGCGGGCCGGTTTCGGAGGGCGCCCCCGGTCCCGACCCGtcgccggcggcggcggggggaggggggggtccgTCCCCGGCGTTCCTCTCCGCGTGCCTCCCCGACCCGCTCCGCGTCGGCCTTGCCTTCGGGACCGCCCTCGCCCTCGTCTCGCTGTGCCTGGGGCCGGCCACCTCCGGCGGGGTCCACCTCAACCCCGCGGTCACCCTGGCGACGGTCGTCGGGCTGCGGGCGACCCCCTGGAGGGCCATCCTGTACGTGGGGGCGCAGCTGCTGGGAGCCCTGTGCGCCTGTACCCTTCTGCGGGGGCTCAAACCCACACCCCTCCCGGGTCCGATGGGTCTGAATGAG CTGGGCCCGGGGGTGTGCCCTTATCAGGCCCTTTCGGTGGAGGCGGCCGTCACCTTCCTGCTGGTGCTGTGCGTCGCCGTCGCCGCCCGCCCCAAATCTCCGCTCGGGCGGCTGGGTCCCGCGGCCGTCGGCCTGTCCGTCGTTTTGGGGCACCTGGTAGCG atGGGGCTCACTGGCTGTGGAATGAACCCAGCCAGGTCCTTTGGTCCAGCTGTAATGGCCCAGGACTTCCACAATCACTGG GTGTACTGGGCGGGGCCGTGCGCCGGGGCCGTCCTCGCCGTCGCCGTGCACGACCTGCTGCTCCACCCCCGCTGGGGTTGCCCCGGCGACTGGCTGGCGGAGCTGAGGGAGGTGTTCCTGACCGGCCAGCGCCAGCCGGCCCGGGGTGCGGAGCGGGCGGGGGAGTAG